One genomic region from Halobacteriovorax vibrionivorans encodes:
- the coaD gene encoding pantetheine-phosphate adenylyltransferase, with amino-acid sequence MKRAIYPGTFDPFTNGHKDILMRSLSVFDEVIILVAHNRNKKPFFTADERVAMLEETFKDEPRVKADKWEGLIVDYAKENEISSIIRGLRPTGDFEAEFQMASMNKRLYPEIETVFFITERDNYYVSSSLVKEIHKHGKLIKEFVPDTIFNWINKKGKV; translated from the coding sequence ATGAAAAGAGCAATTTATCCAGGTACGTTTGATCCTTTTACAAATGGACACAAAGATATCTTAATGAGGTCATTAAGTGTTTTTGACGAAGTCATTATTCTTGTTGCCCACAATCGAAACAAGAAGCCTTTCTTCACTGCAGACGAAAGAGTTGCGATGTTAGAGGAGACTTTTAAAGATGAGCCAAGAGTAAAAGCTGATAAATGGGAAGGCCTTATTGTTGACTATGCTAAAGAAAATGAAATCAGCTCAATAATTCGTGGCCTAAGACCAACAGGTGACTTTGAAGCTGAATTTCAAATGGCATCAATGAATAAGAGACTCTATCCTGAAATCGAAACAGTTTTCTTTATCACGGAAAGGGATAATTATTACGTATCAAGTTCTTTAGTAAAAGAGATCCATAAACATGGTAAACTCATTAAAGAATTTGTACCTGATACTATTTTTAATTGGATTAATAAAAAAGGAAAAGTTTAA
- a CDS encoding PhoH family protein: MEGILTRKTFVLDTNVLLFDPNAINKFGPNDVFIPLVVVEEVDRFKKDQNENGRNARYFSRIIDELRQKGSLVDGVELDNGGTLIISVDRAVDNQEETIDLSINDNLILASAIFLKEQGDDVTLITKDINLRIKSDILGITAEDYGMKDMKIEEIYSGYRYLPLPKDKLEEYEKNRFLQLENWEELEIFPNEYLIVHEEGNDRRRLLGRFSKSKLGIVPLIPMREGIWGIYPKNMEQQFALDALLNDDIKLVSLVGKAGTGKTLLAIAAGLEMTINQEKYSRLLVSRPIQPMGRDLGYLPGDVNDKLGPWMQPIFDNMDFLFDQRRAGTNSSYVDLMDHGLLHIEPLTYIRGRSIPGQYLIVDEAQNLSPHEVKTIVTRAGEGTKIILTGDPYQIDSPYLDEVNNGLSYVVERLKTEDIISHTQLTVGERSALSETASKLL; encoded by the coding sequence ATGGAGGGCATTTTGACTAGAAAAACCTTTGTTCTTGATACTAACGTATTACTATTTGATCCTAATGCTATTAATAAATTTGGTCCAAACGACGTCTTTATTCCACTTGTTGTAGTTGAAGAAGTTGATCGTTTCAAGAAAGACCAAAATGAGAATGGCCGTAACGCACGTTACTTTTCTCGTATCATCGATGAACTTCGTCAAAAAGGTTCTCTTGTTGATGGTGTTGAATTAGATAATGGCGGAACACTAATCATTTCAGTTGATCGAGCTGTTGATAATCAAGAGGAAACGATTGATTTATCAATTAATGACAACTTAATTTTGGCCTCTGCAATCTTTCTAAAAGAGCAAGGTGATGATGTTACGTTAATTACAAAAGATATCAACTTAAGAATTAAATCAGATATCCTGGGAATCACAGCTGAAGATTACGGGATGAAAGATATGAAGATAGAGGAGATCTATAGCGGTTATCGTTATCTACCTCTACCTAAAGATAAGTTAGAAGAATATGAAAAGAATCGCTTCCTACAATTAGAAAACTGGGAAGAATTAGAAATTTTTCCAAATGAGTATTTAATTGTTCATGAAGAAGGAAATGATCGTAGAAGACTTCTAGGACGTTTTTCTAAAAGCAAGCTAGGAATTGTTCCTCTAATCCCAATGAGAGAAGGGATCTGGGGTATTTATCCAAAGAATATGGAGCAACAATTTGCTCTTGATGCTCTACTAAATGATGATATTAAATTAGTCTCACTTGTTGGGAAGGCCGGTACAGGTAAGACTCTTCTTGCCATTGCAGCAGGTCTTGAAATGACGATTAATCAAGAAAAGTATTCAAGACTACTTGTTTCTCGTCCAATTCAACCAATGGGAAGAGACCTTGGTTATTTACCAGGTGATGTAAATGATAAGCTCGGTCCTTGGATGCAACCGATTTTTGATAATATGGACTTCCTCTTTGATCAAAGAAGAGCTGGAACAAATTCGTCATATGTTGATCTAATGGATCATGGACTTCTTCACATTGAACCACTGACATATATTCGAGGTCGTTCAATTCCTGGACAATACTTAATTGTTGATGAGGCCCAGAACCTTTCACCACACGAAGTTAAGACAATTGTTACTCGTGCCGGTGAAGGAACGAAGATCATCCTCACAGGTGACCCGTACCAAATTGATAGTCCATACCTTGATGAGGTAAACAACGGTCTTAGTTATGTTGTTGAAAGACTAAAGACGGAAGATATTATTTCTCATACGCAGCTGACTGTTGGTGAGCGTTCTGCGCTTTCTGAAACAGCTTCGAAGTTACTTTAG
- a CDS encoding ChaN family lipoprotein: MQLRVDETHWNIYRYFKNKANSLEGEPSKLLKKYRTDQQRYARREFESSTINQLYQSIDTSDIIYLGDFHTFDQSTRNLERIIRILAKNDYQFAIGVEFIHINHQFFIDSFLRGAITELEFLESINYKNSWRFPWTYYKIFFEIAKKHNIPIIALNTKGNLNQRDNQAAKTITRYHKENPDHKLLILFGELHIVPNKLPQKVFDLNKKNVVQTIIHQNTDEVYWQLVKKGKLRSDQIVKYNLREFVLVNSPPWLKYESQIYWYEHLADDPNFDIHEYIIETGTLKFSDNIVDNFAYFCHEINNTLDLDIAIGELEDFRIFDQQNLKRVKTTISKVKSKKAQSFYKKLIEHGKTFKLPGKKAYYCSSYSVNRISYLAGIHIYQAKLKVPDKEILEFFNKRDRTGLFVYLIHNYISAYFCSKLFNPYRKCNMYKDFQYMARANRNIKKSDQQVFKACKKLCNKKVIINDELKGLDIYQLHKTARKVSHMLADIIFDYFFATKRPEYKEVFHLVVTDDYSNENYLSILNEIGKLVSIKSLKKREF, encoded by the coding sequence ATGCAACTTAGGGTCGATGAAACTCATTGGAATATCTATCGATATTTTAAAAATAAAGCTAACTCTCTTGAAGGAGAGCCCTCAAAGCTATTAAAGAAGTATCGAACTGATCAACAACGCTATGCTCGCCGTGAGTTTGAGTCATCTACAATCAATCAACTCTACCAATCAATTGATACTTCAGACATTATTTATCTTGGAGACTTTCACACCTTTGATCAGAGTACACGTAACCTTGAGAGAATCATTCGTATCCTAGCAAAGAATGATTACCAATTTGCTATTGGTGTGGAATTTATCCATATCAATCATCAATTCTTTATCGATTCGTTTTTAAGAGGTGCTATTACGGAATTAGAGTTTCTCGAGTCTATTAACTATAAGAACTCTTGGCGCTTTCCATGGACCTATTACAAGATCTTTTTTGAAATTGCTAAGAAACACAATATTCCAATTATCGCCCTTAATACAAAAGGAAATCTCAACCAAAGAGACAACCAAGCGGCCAAGACCATTACCCGATACCACAAGGAAAACCCTGATCATAAGCTCCTCATCTTATTTGGAGAGCTACATATCGTACCAAATAAACTTCCTCAAAAAGTTTTTGATCTCAATAAAAAGAACGTCGTTCAAACTATTATTCATCAAAATACTGACGAAGTTTACTGGCAACTTGTTAAAAAAGGAAAACTCAGGTCAGATCAAATTGTAAAATATAACTTAAGAGAGTTTGTTCTCGTAAACTCTCCTCCATGGCTAAAGTATGAGTCGCAAATCTATTGGTATGAGCACTTAGCTGATGATCCCAATTTTGATATTCACGAATATATCATCGAAACAGGAACACTTAAGTTTTCAGATAATATCGTTGATAACTTCGCCTACTTTTGTCATGAGATCAACAATACTCTCGATCTCGATATTGCAATTGGAGAACTTGAAGACTTTCGTATCTTTGATCAACAAAACCTAAAAAGAGTTAAAACAACAATTTCAAAGGTAAAATCAAAGAAGGCCCAGTCTTTTTACAAAAAGCTTATTGAACACGGTAAAACGTTCAAACTTCCAGGAAAAAAAGCCTATTATTGCTCTAGCTATTCTGTTAATCGTATCTCTTACTTAGCTGGAATTCATATTTATCAGGCAAAGCTTAAAGTACCTGATAAGGAAATCTTAGAGTTCTTTAATAAACGCGATCGTACCGGACTATTTGTTTATTTAATCCATAATTACATCAGTGCCTACTTCTGCTCTAAGCTTTTTAATCCATATAGAAAATGTAATATGTATAAAGACTTTCAGTACATGGCCCGCGCCAATCGAAATATCAAAAAGAGTGATCAGCAAGTATTTAAAGCCTGTAAAAAGCTTTGTAATAAGAAAGTAATTATTAATGATGAGCTTAAAGGCCTAGATATTTATCAACTTCATAAAACAGCAAGAAAAGTCTCTCATATGCTTGCAGATATTATCTTTGACTACTTCTTTGCTACAAAGAGACCAGAGTACAAAGAGGTATTTCACTTGGTAGTCACTGATGACTACTCAAATGAAAATTACCTCAGTATCTTAAATGAAATTGGAAAATTAGTTTCGATTAAAAGTCTTAAAAAACGCGAGTTCTAA
- a CDS encoding ATP-grasp domain-containing protein gives MKHIFFIDPIEKLVTKKDSTILMALTAQEKGNEVFVLFEDDFYIKNVGQVSFDCYKITGDINENFYIENFQVNEKEKVTLSHEVILHMRIDPPYDSRYQRYLWMLDFLESKTAVQVKNNPIGIMKHNEKLEAYLLENSLESYVGTSLNGVKSFVEKISAQGVRELILKPLDLYQGIGVEKISVNELEAKFKAKCDEFKGPVVVQQFDESVYAGEIRSIFYRAKEIGTILKVPQEGEYLANIAQGAKYSAVDLDPKVKNECEEVCKKLMNDGVDLVAFDILGNRLSEVNVTCPGLMVEVSSAMKRNLVLDLF, from the coding sequence ATGAAGCATATATTCTTTATCGATCCAATTGAGAAATTAGTCACAAAAAAAGATTCCACTATTCTTATGGCCTTAACGGCACAAGAAAAAGGAAACGAAGTCTTTGTTTTATTTGAAGATGACTTCTACATTAAAAATGTAGGTCAGGTTAGCTTTGATTGTTATAAAATCACTGGTGACATCAATGAAAACTTCTACATTGAAAACTTCCAAGTAAATGAGAAAGAAAAGGTAACTCTATCTCATGAAGTAATACTTCATATGCGAATTGATCCACCATATGATTCACGCTATCAGCGATATTTATGGATGCTCGACTTTTTAGAAAGTAAGACAGCTGTTCAGGTTAAAAATAATCCAATTGGAATTATGAAACATAATGAAAAGCTAGAAGCTTACTTATTAGAAAATAGTCTTGAGAGCTATGTTGGAACGTCATTAAATGGAGTGAAGAGCTTCGTTGAAAAAATTAGCGCGCAAGGCGTACGAGAATTGATTTTAAAGCCTCTTGATCTTTATCAGGGAATAGGTGTTGAAAAAATCAGTGTAAACGAGCTAGAGGCTAAATTTAAGGCCAAATGCGATGAGTTTAAAGGCCCAGTTGTTGTGCAACAATTTGATGAGTCAGTTTACGCTGGCGAAATTCGCTCAATATTCTATCGTGCAAAAGAGATTGGAACAATCTTGAAGGTTCCACAAGAAGGTGAGTACCTGGCCAATATTGCACAAGGTGCTAAGTATTCTGCTGTGGACTTAGATCCAAAAGTTAAAAACGAGTGTGAAGAAGTTTGTAAGAAGCTTATGAATGACGGAGTAGACTTAGTCGCCTTTGATATTTTAGGAAATCGTTTATCTGAAGTTAATGTGACATGTCCAGGTCTAATGGTGGAGGTTTCTTCTGCTATGAAAAGAAACCTCGTACTTGATTTATTTTAA
- the miaB gene encoding tRNA (N6-isopentenyl adenosine(37)-C2)-methylthiotransferase MiaB codes for MENQTNELNSPSGLGVSKQNHIATSFLDENTGDRIIRLGDVDFPPRKVWMKTYGCQMNYHDTERILAHLKNLNFSHTEDLDEASLVLFNTCAVRELANNKFYSQLGELKHLKKKKGEELVVGVGGCVAQTEGKDLVKKFKHLNFAFGPDTIDTINDMVYRTYAGDNKFSVNTWDRSSNFSIETKINHGTPQAFVNIIKGCDKYCTYCIVPYTRGRERSRKQAEIVEDVRRLVEYQGIQEVMLLGQNVNSFGKENGERISDLIMELDQINGLEILRYTTSHPYDVSDDLIAAHGEAKKLSKHLHLPVQSGSNTVLQRMNREYTKEHYLGLLEKLRKAQPEIVLSTDIICGFVNETDEEHKETLDLLEKAQFDFIYSYVYSQRSKTRAAKMEDFLTQEIRKSRLHEVQAFQLSIQEKIRSTMVGKTYRVLVEGANTMKGETKWKGRTNCNRVIHFKGPEDLNLKWHWVDVKCISTTALSCQGELLQDLGRRLQ; via the coding sequence ATGGAAAATCAGACTAACGAATTAAATTCTCCAAGTGGTTTAGGTGTAAGTAAGCAAAATCACATAGCAACATCATTCTTAGACGAAAATACTGGAGATCGTATCATTCGATTAGGTGATGTGGATTTTCCACCTCGTAAAGTTTGGATGAAAACTTACGGTTGTCAGATGAATTATCATGACACTGAAAGAATTCTTGCTCATTTAAAAAATCTCAATTTTTCACATACTGAAGATCTAGATGAAGCAAGTTTAGTACTTTTTAATACGTGTGCAGTAAGAGAACTTGCAAATAATAAGTTTTATTCACAATTAGGTGAGTTGAAACACTTAAAAAAGAAGAAAGGTGAAGAATTAGTTGTTGGAGTAGGCGGTTGTGTTGCCCAAACTGAAGGAAAGGATCTTGTAAAAAAATTCAAACACCTGAATTTTGCTTTTGGCCCAGACACTATTGATACAATTAACGATATGGTTTACCGAACTTATGCAGGAGATAATAAGTTTTCCGTTAATACTTGGGACCGCTCTTCTAATTTTTCAATTGAAACAAAGATTAATCACGGAACACCACAGGCATTTGTTAATATTATCAAAGGCTGTGACAAATATTGTACTTATTGTATCGTTCCTTATACACGTGGTCGCGAACGTTCTAGAAAGCAGGCCGAAATTGTTGAGGACGTAAGAAGACTCGTTGAATATCAAGGAATTCAAGAGGTTATGCTTCTTGGTCAGAACGTAAACTCGTTTGGAAAAGAAAATGGAGAGCGTATATCTGATCTAATTATGGAATTAGATCAAATTAATGGCCTAGAAATTCTAAGATATACGACTTCACACCCATATGATGTAAGTGATGATCTTATCGCTGCTCATGGTGAAGCTAAGAAATTATCAAAGCACTTACACCTACCTGTTCAATCAGGTTCAAATACTGTACTTCAAAGAATGAATCGTGAGTACACGAAAGAACATTACCTTGGTCTATTAGAGAAACTTCGTAAGGCCCAGCCAGAAATCGTTCTTTCTACTGATATTATCTGTGGATTTGTAAATGAAACAGATGAAGAACATAAAGAAACACTAGATCTACTTGAGAAAGCTCAATTTGATTTCATCTATTCTTATGTCTACTCTCAAAGAAGTAAGACTCGTGCAGCTAAGATGGAAGACTTCTTAACACAAGAAATTAGAAAATCTCGATTGCATGAAGTTCAGGCTTTCCAACTTTCTATCCAGGAAAAGATCCGCTCTACAATGGTTGGAAAGACGTATCGTGTTCTTGTAGAAGGGGCAAATACAATGAAAGGTGAGACTAAGTGGAAGGGGAGAACGAATTGTAATCGCGTGATTCACTTCAAGGGACCAGAAGATCTTAATCTAAAATGGCACTGGGTTGATGTGAAATGTATCAGTACAACAGCTCTTTCATGTCAGGGTGAACTTCTTCAAGACTTAGGAAGACGCTTACAATAG
- a CDS encoding pyridoxal phosphate-dependent aminotransferase — protein sequence MTNVSKRSEDINESITLKLNAKAVALAKEGQKVYNLTAGQLPYRPPKELVEAIRGELDFLKSFQYSPVAGDGELLEKLIDYVETSRSISFEDYDHRFAATVGNGGKHVLANIFAALVNPGDEVIVFAPYWISYPQMIKLNGGVIKVVEASIYNAFEPDLEKLKELLSDKTKAIILNSPNNPSGVFYNEKWMKSFAEIIKPFENTYVISDEIYYELNYYDPRPTYFYQYDRELLSRTIIVDGISKSLASTGLRLGYCIAHEDIISAIKKIQGHTASGSCSLIQRALLRYNLNQIDEYLSPVKKHLRENSLILREVLRENQLEKCWYQVTSAFYFLMDFSSAPIIEKFKKSEDDQTDYSVQICEQLLEEKGVAMVPSGDFGLPNCARMSLVLPKDDFRDAIIALSEFLTRE from the coding sequence ATGACAAATGTCTCAAAACGTTCTGAAGATATCAACGAAAGTATTACTTTAAAACTTAATGCAAAGGCCGTTGCTTTAGCAAAGGAAGGGCAAAAAGTTTATAACTTAACAGCGGGGCAACTTCCATATCGTCCACCTAAAGAGCTAGTAGAAGCGATTCGTGGAGAGTTGGACTTTTTAAAAAGTTTTCAATATAGCCCTGTTGCAGGTGATGGTGAGTTACTTGAGAAGTTAATTGATTATGTGGAAACATCGAGATCAATTAGTTTTGAAGACTACGATCATCGCTTTGCTGCTACTGTTGGAAATGGTGGAAAGCATGTTCTGGCAAATATCTTTGCTGCCCTTGTAAATCCTGGAGATGAAGTTATTGTTTTCGCTCCTTATTGGATCTCTTATCCTCAAATGATTAAGTTGAATGGGGGAGTCATCAAAGTTGTAGAGGCTTCTATTTATAATGCTTTTGAGCCAGACCTTGAAAAGCTAAAAGAACTATTAAGTGATAAAACAAAGGCCATCATTTTAAATAGTCCAAATAATCCATCTGGCGTTTTTTATAATGAAAAATGGATGAAAAGCTTCGCTGAAATTATTAAGCCATTTGAAAATACTTATGTAATTTCAGATGAGATTTACTACGAATTAAATTACTACGATCCAAGACCTACTTATTTTTATCAATACGATCGTGAGCTCTTATCTCGTACAATAATCGTGGACGGGATATCTAAAAGCTTAGCTTCAACTGGCTTAAGACTTGGTTATTGTATTGCTCATGAAGATATTATTAGTGCTATTAAAAAGATTCAGGGGCATACTGCGTCTGGTTCTTGTTCATTAATTCAAAGAGCATTACTGCGTTATAATTTAAATCAAATTGATGAATACCTCTCTCCTGTAAAGAAGCATCTTCGAGAAAATTCATTAATTCTTAGAGAAGTTCTTAGAGAGAATCAACTTGAAAAATGTTGGTATCAGGTGACATCAGCTTTTTATTTTCTAATGGATTTTTCAAGCGCACCAATTATTGAAAAATTTAAAAAGAGTGAAGACGATCAAACTGATTATTCTGTTCAGATTTGTGAACAATTACTTGAGGAAAAAGGTGTGGCGATGGTGCCAAGTGGTGATTTCGGTCTACCAAATTGTGCCAGAATGTCACTTGTACTACCAAAAGATGACTTTAGGGACGCAATTATTGCATTGTCTGAGTTCTTGACTCGGGAATAG
- a CDS encoding PilZ domain-containing protein, giving the protein MSRSNRQYLRAPVNQEMLYLCDDYVLKAKCSNISEGGMLISDMGRVPEKSRFHTMISLIQYPEFSKLSTQKLLSIDHSAFDIEVLRCEVDVVRSFEGLSEVEKILLPSIGAKFSEVSSGNMALIKAYVQTFSKNMIYLLTQFENSSKKKGNIVQLRKTAALLGYDSSLKIPLLRAKVLHDYQSLESL; this is encoded by the coding sequence GTGTCACGTTCAAATCGTCAATATTTAAGAGCGCCTGTTAATCAAGAGATGCTCTATCTTTGTGACGATTATGTACTAAAGGCAAAGTGTTCTAATATTTCTGAAGGTGGAATGTTAATTTCTGATATGGGGCGCGTCCCTGAAAAGTCGCGCTTCCATACGATGATATCTCTTATTCAATATCCTGAATTTTCAAAACTTAGCACACAGAAACTATTAAGTATTGATCACAGTGCTTTTGATATTGAAGTATTGCGATGTGAAGTTGATGTTGTTCGCTCTTTTGAAGGACTGTCAGAAGTTGAAAAAATTCTCCTACCTTCAATTGGTGCGAAGTTCAGTGAAGTGAGTTCTGGAAATATGGCCTTGATTAAAGCCTACGTTCAAACTTTTTCAAAAAATATGATTTATCTCTTAACGCAATTTGAGAACTCATCAAAGAAGAAGGGGAATATTGTTCAACTTAGAAAGACTGCCGCTTTACTCGGTTACGACTCATCACTAAAGATTCCACTTCTTCGAGCAAAAGTCTTACACGATTACCAATCACTAGAATCATTATAA
- a CDS encoding aminopeptidase, with amino-acid sequence MDFLRLGLLLTITTSFISCAKISYLTEQGIGQVDILWSARDNKDVLLDPKVKPEYKEKIKKIETYKKYFYNYWDKKPTEIYSQTTLLKTRAVTYLVIASRPNEVKPRKECFAFYGCFPYLGFFKESSAREFARELEESGYETYVRDVLAYSTLGNFDDPILSSFFEYGRYSLTETIFHELFHTIFFVKNEVDLNENLANYFGKQMLIEYYKDDPKLDEYLKNLKLNSKLKASITEHAKKLKEILRSSEDWQAKKDQYLNETMPRELEELCLELNAKKCWPKKMKWNSASLAAFMTYEKSLSYIEDYAQKFQGDLRKLLADIEAKYQKFEDIDTELSFEEYLFKNNSK; translated from the coding sequence ATGGATTTTTTAAGACTTGGACTGCTTCTTACGATTACGACCTCTTTTATATCATGTGCAAAAATAAGCTATTTAACAGAGCAGGGGATAGGACAAGTTGATATCTTATGGAGCGCACGAGATAATAAAGACGTTCTTTTGGATCCCAAAGTAAAGCCTGAGTATAAAGAAAAAATCAAGAAAATCGAAACTTACAAAAAGTATTTTTATAATTACTGGGATAAAAAGCCAACAGAGATCTATTCACAAACAACTCTACTTAAAACTCGTGCCGTAACTTATTTAGTTATAGCTTCAAGACCAAATGAAGTTAAGCCTCGCAAAGAATGTTTTGCTTTTTATGGATGTTTTCCTTATCTGGGGTTTTTCAAAGAAAGCTCAGCTAGAGAATTTGCACGTGAGTTGGAAGAATCGGGTTACGAAACCTATGTGAGAGATGTGCTGGCATACTCAACCTTAGGAAACTTTGATGACCCAATTCTATCTTCATTCTTTGAGTATGGAAGATATAGTTTAACTGAAACTATTTTTCATGAACTATTTCATACAATCTTCTTTGTTAAGAATGAAGTGGACCTCAATGAGAATCTCGCTAATTACTTTGGTAAACAGATGCTTATTGAGTATTACAAAGATGACCCAAAGCTAGATGAATACTTAAAGAATCTGAAACTGAATTCAAAACTTAAGGCTTCAATTACTGAACACGCTAAGAAACTTAAAGAAATTCTTCGTAGCAGTGAAGATTGGCAGGCCAAGAAAGACCAATACCTAAATGAGACGATGCCTCGTGAGCTAGAAGAGCTATGCCTAGAGCTTAACGCCAAGAAGTGCTGGCCAAAGAAAATGAAGTGGAATAGTGCATCTCTTGCAGCATTTATGACTTATGAAAAGAGCCTGTCCTATATTGAAGACTACGCTCAAAAGTTTCAAGGTGATCTTAGAAAGCTATTGGCCGATATTGAAGCAAAGTATCAAAAGTTTGAAGATATCGATACTGAGTTAAGTTTTGAAGAGTATCTATTTAAAAATAATTCCAAATAA
- a CDS encoding histidine biosynthesis protein HisIE translates to MAVKKKTTKKTTKKKVAKKATKKKVAKKATKKKVAKKKATKKKVTKKKATKKKVTKKKATKKKVAKKATKKKVAKKKATKKKVAKKKATKKKVAKKKATKKKATKKKATKKKVAKKKTTKKKVAKKATKKKAAKKATKKKATKKKVAKKTTKKKATKKKVAKKK, encoded by the coding sequence ATGGCAGTTAAAAAGAAAACTACTAAAAAGACAACTAAGAAAAAAGTAGCTAAAAAAGCTACAAAAAAGAAAGTAGCTAAAAAGGCTACAAAGAAAAAAGTAGCAAAGAAAAAAGCTACAAAAAAGAAAGTTACTAAGAAAAAAGCTACAAAGAAAAAAGTAACTAAGAAAAAAGCAACAAAGAAAAAAGTAGCAAAGAAAGCAACTAAGAAGAAAGTAGCTAAGAAAAAAGCAACTAAGAAGAAAGTTGCTAAGAAAAAAGCTACTAAGAAGAAAGTAGCTAAGAAAAAAGCAACTAAGAAGAAAGCTACTAAGAAAAAAGCAACAAAGAAGAAAGTAGCAAAGAAAAAAACTACTAAGAAAAAAGTAGCAAAGAAAGCAACTAAGAAGAAAGCTGCTAAAAAAGCTACAAAAAAGAAAGCAACAAAGAAAAAAGTAGCGAAGAAAACGACTAAGAAGAAAGCTACTAAGAAAAAAGTTGCAAAAAAGAAATAA
- a CDS encoding RsmD family RNA methyltransferase gives MAINILGGHAKGHALFVPPVSITRATTVMLRRKFFDAHQDLTNCLFIDLFAGSGAMGFEACSRGAQRVILVEDNPKAISVIKKNKASMNKKVDTSNIEVIKQKAQVYIKNIVTSIKTDLYDEVHLFIDPPYEMKAIYFEILKILRESDFQGEVWLESDRQKGVVEDDLKKHSFTFSKVYKQGTSYIARIAM, from the coding sequence ATGGCCATAAATATATTGGGTGGGCATGCGAAAGGGCATGCCCTTTTTGTTCCCCCTGTTTCAATTACACGTGCAACAACAGTTATGCTAAGACGTAAGTTTTTTGATGCACACCAAGATTTAACAAATTGCCTATTTATTGATCTTTTTGCTGGTAGTGGAGCTATGGGCTTTGAAGCTTGCTCTCGTGGAGCGCAAAGAGTGATCTTAGTAGAAGATAATCCAAAAGCAATTTCAGTTATTAAGAAGAACAAAGCTTCAATGAATAAGAAAGTTGATACTTCAAATATTGAAGTTATTAAGCAAAAAGCTCAGGTATATATTAAGAATATCGTCACATCAATTAAGACTGACTTATATGATGAAGTACATCTCTTCATCGATCCACCTTATGAAATGAAGGCCATCTACTTCGAGATTTTAAAGATTTTAAGAGAATCTGATTTTCAAGGTGAAGTATGGTTGGAGTCAGATCGTCAAAAAGGAGTAGTGGAGGATGATCTCAAGAAGCATTCCTTTACTTTCTCTAAAGTTTACAAGCAAGGAACGAGTTATATTGCAAGAATTGCAATGTAG